The following is a genomic window from Chania multitudinisentens RB-25.
CGAAATGGTGCTGGGGGAATTGCTGCTGATGTTGCGTGGGATCCCTTCCGCTAACGCCAAAGCGCATCGCGGTATCTGGCAGAAACTGGCCGTTGGTTCGTTTGAAGCCCGTGGCAAGAAGCTGGGGATTATCGGTTACGGCCATATCGGTACGCAGCTCGGTATTCTGGCTGAAGGTTTGGGAATGAAAGTATCGTTCTACGATATTGAGAACAAACTGCCGCTGGGTAACGCGCAGCAGGTACGGCATCTGTCTGATTTGCTTAATATGAGCGATGTCGTGACGCTGCATGTACCAGAAACGCTATCAACCAAGAATATGATAGGTGCCGAAGAACTGGCAATGATGAAACCAGGAGCGATCCTGATTAACGCTTCGCGCGGCACCGTGGTGGATATTCCGGCACTATGCGATGTATTGGCCAGCAACCATTTGGCAGGGGCGGCGATAGACGTTTTCCCTGAAGAACCTGCGACTAACAGCGATCCGTTCAATTCGCCGCTGTGCGAGTTTGATAATGTGTTGCTGACGCCGCACATCGGTGGTTCGACGCAGGAAGCGCAAGAAAACATTGGTGACGAAGTGGCCGGGAAACTGGCGAAATACTCCGACAACGGTTCTACGCTGTCTGCGGTTAACTTCCCGGAAGTGTCGTTGCCGATGCATGGTCCGAATTCCAGCCGCTTGCTGCACATCCACGAAAACCGCCCAGGTATTCTGACGCAGATTAACCAGATCTTCGCAGAGGAAGGTGTGAATATCGCGGCTCAGTACCTGCAAACCGGGGCAGAGATCGGTTACGTGGTAATTGATATCGAAGCGGAAACCGAGCGTGCGGCGGCGGCGTTGCAACGTATGAAAGCGATTGAAGGCACGATTCGCGCTCGCTTACTGTTCTGATCGGGGGTACGACTAAACGCTGAGGCCGGAGAAATCCGGCCTTTTGCTATCCCACGCCCATGTGCGCGACGGTGTGATGATCTCCGGCAGCGGGATGTCCCACTGTTCTACTGGTAACTGTTCTATATGTTGGCAATCATGGGCCAACCCTATCGGGTAGGGGCCGTGATGTTGCCAATTCTGCAAGGTGCGATCGTAAAATCCGCCCCCCATTCCCAACCGCTGGCCCGCCGAATCGAACGCTACCAGCGGCGTCAGAACAATATCCAACAGTGATACCGGCAAAACGGTACGTACATCAAGCACAGGCTCCAGAATATTAAACCGGTTGTGTACCAGCGGCGTATTCGGGGAATAACGCAGAAACAGCAGGTTGCCAGGGTTGAACGGGTGCAATACCGGCAAATAGACCTGCTTACCCAGTTGCCATAATTGCTTAATCAGCGGGTGGGTATCCAGTTCACCATCGAAGGAGAGAAATACCGCAATGTGCTGCGCCGCTTGAAGGCGTGGATGCTGTGTAACACGAACGGCAATCTGCAACGCAAAATCGTGTTGCTGTGCTGCTGTTAAAGCCCGGCGCCGTTGACGGATTTCGTTGCGGATAGTTTGGCGTTGCTGGGTGAACTGGGGTTGAAAAGGCATAATGCTGAATTCGTGTGACATAGTGAACTAACACATTGAAAACACTAAATGAAGGGAATCTCCGAGATGCCGTCGCAGGCTGTAACCCTTGAACCCATGGTTCAAGGTGAACGCGCTGTCACAACCTTAAGGCTTCTCGGACGGGCCGAGCATGCACACCGGTCGCGGAACATCACATTCTGTTGGTACTAAATATCGGCTCAGGGGACTGACCCGCTGGCAAACATCTCAGAGAAATTTTTTACTCATTGCTGAAACCTTCAACTTCAGCAACTTACGTTATTCGAATTGTACATCCTGACGTTCAGAGATGCGACCTTGTTCAAGCAATGCCTGCTCAATGGTCTGTTGCAGCATACGGATGCGTTGTTCCATATTGGCCGCATAATCACGCGTTTTCAAGCGTTCTTGAGCAAGTTCGTGACAGACATTCAATGCTGCGATAAAAACGAGTTGCTCTGTATTTGTGACTCTAGTGCGAACTTTAAGATCTTGCAACCGTTGGTTAAGATCTTCTGCTGCCATGTTCAACGCATCTTGTTGTTCTGGCGGGCAATTAACTCTTAATGAACGGCCAAAAATTTGAATATCTACCGG
Proteins encoded in this region:
- the serA gene encoding phosphoglycerate dehydrogenase, translated to MAKVSLEKDKIKFLLVEGVHQSTVDNLRAAGYTNIEYHKGALDTESLKASIRDAHFIGLRSRTNLTEEVFAAAEKLVAVGCFCIGTNQVDLKAATKRGIPVFNAPFSNTRSVAEMVLGELLLMLRGIPSANAKAHRGIWQKLAVGSFEARGKKLGIIGYGHIGTQLGILAEGLGMKVSFYDIENKLPLGNAQQVRHLSDLLNMSDVVTLHVPETLSTKNMIGAEELAMMKPGAILINASRGTVVDIPALCDVLASNHLAGAAIDVFPEEPATNSDPFNSPLCEFDNVLLTPHIGGSTQEAQENIGDEVAGKLAKYSDNGSTLSAVNFPEVSLPMHGPNSSRLLHIHENRPGILTQINQIFAEEGVNIAAQYLQTGAEIGYVVIDIEAETERAAAALQRMKAIEGTIRARLLF
- a CDS encoding 5-formyltetrahydrofolate cyclo-ligase; translated protein: MPFQPQFTQQRQTIRNEIRQRRRALTAAQQHDFALQIAVRVTQHPRLQAAQHIAVFLSFDGELDTHPLIKQLWQLGKQVYLPVLHPFNPGNLLFLRYSPNTPLVHNRFNILEPVLDVRTVLPVSLLDIVLTPLVAFDSAGQRLGMGGGFYDRTLQNWQHHGPYPIGLAHDCQHIEQLPVEQWDIPLPEIITPSRTWAWDSKRPDFSGLSV
- the zapA gene encoding cell division protein ZapA: MSAQPVDIQIFGRSLRVNCPPEQQDALNMAAEDLNQRLQDLKVRTRVTNTEQLVFIAALNVCHELAQERLKTRDYAANMEQRIRMLQQTIEQALLEQGRISERQDVQFE